The following coding sequences are from one Streptomyces sp. NBC_01232 window:
- the zwf gene encoding glucose-6-phosphate dehydrogenase — MSVNGANPLRDAQDRRLPRIAGPSGLVIFGVTGDLSRKKLMPAVYDLANRGLLPPGFSLIGFARREWQDEDFAQVVHDAVKEHSRTPFREEVWQQLVQGCRFVSGDFDDDAAFETLKATIEELDKAQGTGGNFAFYLSVPPKFFPKVVQQLKDHGLAQKDGSWRRAVIEKPFGHDLKSAEELNKVVHEVFPRDEVFRIDHYLGKETVQNILALRFANTMFEPIWNRSYVDHVQITMAEDIGIGGRAGYYDGIGAARDVIQNHLLQLLALTAMEEPGSFHPKALVAEKLKVLTAVQLPEDLGKHTVRGQYAAAWQGGEKVVGYLEEDGIDPKSKTDTYAAIRLEINNRRWAGVPFYLRTGKRLGRRVTEIAVVFKRAPYLPFESGATEELGQNALVIRVQPDEGVTVRFGSKVPGTSMEVRDVTMDFAYGESFTESSPEAYERLILDVLLGDANLFPRHQEVELSWNILDPIEEYWDKHGKPAQYPSGTWGPVEADEMLARDGRSWRRP; from the coding sequence TTGTCTGTGAACGGAGCGAACCCGCTTCGTGACGCACAGGACCGGCGGCTCCCGCGTATCGCGGGGCCGTCCGGCCTGGTCATTTTCGGCGTTACGGGTGACCTGTCGCGCAAGAAGCTGATGCCTGCCGTCTACGACCTGGCCAACCGTGGCCTGCTCCCGCCGGGCTTCTCGCTGATCGGGTTCGCCCGGCGCGAGTGGCAGGACGAGGACTTCGCACAGGTGGTCCACGACGCGGTCAAGGAGCACTCCCGGACGCCCTTCCGCGAGGAAGTGTGGCAGCAGCTCGTGCAGGGCTGCCGTTTCGTCTCGGGCGACTTCGACGACGACGCCGCCTTCGAGACCCTGAAGGCGACCATAGAGGAGCTGGACAAGGCACAGGGCACGGGCGGCAACTTCGCCTTCTACCTGTCCGTCCCGCCCAAGTTCTTCCCCAAGGTGGTCCAGCAGCTCAAGGACCACGGGCTGGCGCAGAAGGACGGCTCCTGGCGGCGTGCCGTCATCGAGAAGCCCTTCGGACACGACCTGAAGAGCGCCGAGGAACTCAACAAGGTCGTCCACGAGGTCTTCCCGCGTGACGAGGTCTTCCGGATCGACCACTACCTCGGCAAGGAGACCGTCCAGAACATCCTGGCGCTCCGCTTCGCCAACACGATGTTCGAGCCGATCTGGAACCGGTCGTACGTCGACCACGTTCAGATCACCATGGCCGAGGACATCGGCATCGGCGGCCGGGCGGGCTACTACGACGGCATCGGCGCCGCCCGTGACGTCATCCAGAACCACCTGCTCCAGCTGCTCGCGCTGACCGCGATGGAGGAGCCCGGCTCCTTCCACCCCAAGGCGCTGGTGGCCGAGAAGCTCAAGGTGCTCACGGCGGTGCAGCTGCCCGAGGACCTGGGCAAGCACACCGTGCGCGGCCAGTACGCGGCCGCGTGGCAGGGCGGCGAGAAGGTCGTCGGGTACCTCGAAGAGGACGGCATCGACCCCAAGTCGAAGACCGACACCTACGCCGCCATCCGCCTGGAGATCAACAACCGCCGCTGGGCGGGCGTCCCGTTCTACCTGCGGACGGGCAAGCGCCTCGGCCGCCGGGTGACCGAGATCGCGGTCGTCTTCAAGCGGGCCCCGTACCTGCCGTTCGAGTCGGGCGCGACCGAGGAGCTGGGGCAGAACGCCCTGGTCATCCGGGTCCAGCCGGACGAGGGCGTGACGGTCCGCTTCGGCTCCAAGGTCCCGGGCACCTCCATGGAGGTCCGGGACGTCACGATGGACTTCGCCTACGGCGAGTCCTTCACGGAGTCGAGCCCCGAGGCGTACGAGCGACTCATCCTCGACGTGCTCCTCGGCGACGCGAACCTCTTCCCCCGTCACCAGGAAGTCGAACTGTCCTGGAACATCCTCGACCCGATCGAGGAGTACTGGGACAAGCACGGCAAGCCCGCGCAGTACCCGTCGGGCACCTGGGGGCCGGTCGAGGCGGACGAGATGCTCGCACGAGACGGACGGAGCTGGCGCCGGCCATGA
- the tal gene encoding transaldolase: MTDALKRLSDEGVAIWLDDLSRKRITSGNLAELIDQSHVVGVTTNPAIFQKAISGGEGYEQQLTDLATRKVTVEEALRMITTADVRDAADILRPVYDRTDGQDGRVSIEVDPRLAHNTPATIAEAKQLAWLVDRPNTLIKIPATKAGLPAITEVIGKGISVNVTLIFSLQRYREVMDAYLAGLEKAKAAGLDLSLIHSVASFFVSRVDSEIDKRLDAVGTDEAKALKGKAALANARLAYEAYEEVFSSDRWTALERVGANKQRALWASTGVKDPAYKDTLYVDDLVAPNTVNTMPEATLEATADHGQITGDTVRGTYDQARAELDAVAKLGISYDDVVQLLEDEGVEKFEASWNDLLKSTEAELERLAPTEA, translated from the coding sequence ATGACAGACGCACTCAAGCGCCTCTCCGACGAAGGCGTCGCGATCTGGCTGGACGACCTGTCCCGCAAGCGCATCACCTCCGGCAACCTGGCCGAGCTCATCGACCAGTCGCACGTGGTCGGTGTCACCACCAACCCGGCGATCTTCCAGAAGGCCATCAGCGGCGGCGAGGGCTACGAGCAGCAGCTCACCGACCTCGCGACCCGCAAGGTCACCGTGGAAGAGGCCCTGCGCATGATCACGACGGCGGACGTCAGGGACGCCGCCGACATCCTGCGCCCGGTCTACGACCGCACCGACGGCCAGGACGGCCGCGTGTCGATCGAGGTCGACCCGCGCCTGGCGCACAACACCCCGGCGACCATCGCCGAGGCCAAGCAGCTCGCCTGGCTGGTGGACCGCCCGAACACGCTGATCAAGATCCCGGCGACCAAGGCCGGCCTGCCGGCGATCACCGAGGTCATCGGCAAGGGCATCAGCGTCAACGTCACGCTGATCTTCTCGCTGCAGCGCTACCGCGAGGTCATGGACGCGTACCTGGCGGGTCTGGAGAAGGCCAAGGCCGCCGGCCTGGACCTCTCCCTGATCCACTCGGTCGCCTCCTTCTTCGTGTCCCGCGTGGACTCGGAGATCGACAAGCGCCTGGACGCGGTCGGCACCGACGAGGCGAAGGCCCTCAAGGGCAAGGCGGCGCTCGCCAACGCCCGTCTGGCCTACGAGGCCTACGAGGAGGTCTTCTCCTCGGACCGCTGGACCGCCCTGGAGCGCGTCGGCGCCAACAAGCAGCGTGCGCTGTGGGCCTCGACGGGCGTCAAGGACCCGGCGTACAAGGACACCCTGTACGTGGACGACCTGGTCGCCCCGAACACGGTGAACACCATGCCGGAGGCCACCCTGGAGGCCACCGCGGACCACGGGCAGATCACGGGTGACACCGTGCGCGGCACCTACGACCAGGCGCGCGCCGAGCTGGACGCGGTCGCGAAGCTGGGCATCTCGTACGACGATGTGGTGCAGCTGCTCGAGGACGAGGGCGTCGAGAAGTTCGAGGCGTCCTGGAACGACCTGCTGAAGTCGACCGAGGCGGAGCTTGAGCGCCTCGCCCCCACGGAGGCCTGA
- the pgi gene encoding glucose-6-phosphate isomerase: protein MNAGSRTKLTRTPEWLALGKHREEFGQTHLRELFEENPGRGSGYTLQVGDLHIDYSKHLVTDETLALLRELAEATGVAELREAMFRGEKINTTEDRAVLHTALRAPADAVVDVDGENVVPGVHAVLDKMAAFADQIRSGAWTGFTGKRIKNVVNIGIGGSDLGPAMAYEALRAFSDRNLTVRFVSNVDGADLHEAVRDLDPSETLFIIASKTFTTIETITNATSARGWLLAGLGGDQAAVARHFVALSTNAEKVTGFGIDPANMFGFWDWVGGRYSFDSAIGLSLMIAIGPAAFREMLGGFHAMDEHFRTAPAQENAPLLMGLLGIWYGAFFDAQSHAVLPYSHYLSRFTAYLQQLDMESNGKSVDRDGNPVEWQTGPVVWGTPGTNGQHAYYQLIHQGTKVIPADFIGFARPVAELESATAAQHDLLMANFFAQTQALAFGKTADEVRAEGAAESLVPHKTFHGNHPTTTILATELTPTVLGQLIALYEHKVFVQGAVWNIDSFDQWGVELGKVLAKRVEPALSEGADVPGLDASTKALVATYRKLRGRN from the coding sequence ATGAATGCAGGCAGCCGTACGAAGCTGACCCGGACGCCCGAGTGGCTGGCACTCGGCAAGCACCGGGAGGAGTTCGGGCAGACGCATCTGCGCGAGCTCTTCGAGGAGAATCCCGGCCGCGGCTCCGGCTACACCCTGCAGGTCGGCGACCTGCACATCGACTACTCGAAGCACCTCGTCACGGACGAGACGCTCGCCCTGCTCCGCGAGCTCGCCGAGGCCACGGGCGTGGCGGAGCTGCGCGAGGCCATGTTCCGCGGCGAGAAGATCAACACGACCGAGGACCGGGCGGTGCTGCACACCGCCCTGCGCGCACCGGCGGACGCCGTCGTCGACGTGGACGGCGAGAACGTCGTCCCCGGCGTGCACGCCGTCCTCGACAAGATGGCGGCCTTCGCCGACCAGATCAGGTCGGGAGCCTGGACCGGCTTCACCGGCAAGCGCATCAAGAACGTCGTCAACATCGGCATCGGCGGCTCCGACCTGGGCCCGGCCATGGCGTATGAGGCCCTGCGCGCCTTCTCCGACCGCAATCTGACGGTGCGCTTCGTGTCCAACGTCGACGGCGCGGACCTGCACGAGGCCGTGCGGGACCTGGACCCGTCCGAGACGCTGTTCATCATCGCCTCCAAGACGTTCACCACCATCGAGACCATCACCAACGCCACCTCGGCGCGCGGCTGGCTGCTCGCCGGGCTCGGCGGGGACCAGGCCGCCGTGGCACGGCACTTCGTGGCCCTGTCGACCAACGCCGAGAAGGTCACCGGCTTCGGCATCGATCCGGCCAACATGTTCGGGTTCTGGGACTGGGTCGGCGGACGCTACTCCTTCGACTCGGCCATCGGCCTCTCGCTGATGATCGCGATCGGCCCGGCCGCCTTCCGGGAGATGCTCGGCGGCTTCCACGCCATGGACGAGCACTTCCGCACGGCCCCGGCGCAGGAGAACGCCCCGCTCCTGATGGGCCTGTTGGGCATCTGGTACGGCGCCTTCTTCGACGCCCAGTCGCACGCGGTGCTCCCGTACAGCCACTATCTCTCGCGCTTCACGGCGTACTTGCAGCAGCTGGACATGGAGTCCAACGGCAAGTCGGTGGACCGCGACGGCAACCCGGTGGAGTGGCAGACCGGCCCGGTGGTCTGGGGCACGCCCGGCACCAACGGGCAGCACGCCTACTACCAGCTGATCCACCAGGGGACGAAGGTGATCCCTGCGGACTTCATCGGCTTCGCCCGGCCGGTGGCGGAGCTGGAGTCGGCCACGGCCGCCCAGCACGACCTGCTGATGGCCAACTTCTTCGCGCAGACCCAGGCGCTGGCCTTCGGCAAGACGGCGGACGAGGTGCGCGCCGAGGGCGCCGCGGAGTCGCTGGTCCCGCACAAGACCTTCCACGGGAACCACCCGACGACCACGATCCTGGCGACCGAGCTCACGCCGACGGTGCTGGGCCAGCTGATCGCGCTCTACGAGCACAAGGTGTTCGTCCAGGGCGCGGTGTGGAACATCGACTCCTTCGACCAGTGGGGCGTCGAGCTCGGCAAGGTGCTCGCCAAGCGCGTCGAGCCCGCGCTGAGCGAGGGCGCGGACGTGCCGGGGCTGGACGCCTCGACGAAGGCCCTGGTGGCCACCTACCGGAAGCTGCGCGGCCGGAACTGA
- the opcA gene encoding glucose-6-phosphate dehydrogenase assembly protein OpcA, with protein MKIDLTETNSSKINAAMVQARRDIGTPAIGMVLTLVIVTDEENAYDALKSANDASHEHPSRIVVVIKRASRSPRSRRDARLDAEVRVGADSGSGETVVLRLHGELVDHAQSVVLPLLLPDAPVVVWWPDGAPTDLAGDPLGALGQRRITDTYSCEDPIRALGGRAAAYAPGDTDLSWTRITPWRSMLAAALDQQALSVVSATVEGEDENPSCELLAMWLADRLQVPVRRTLSSGPGLTAVRLSTKDGDIVLDRADGALATLCMPGQPDRAVALKRRDTAELLAEELRRLDPDNTYEASVKFGVARLEASAAPAEPAPADAPAEQAAEPTPTPAPAPKPKRAKAK; from the coding sequence ATGAAGATCGACCTCACGGAGACCAACTCCAGCAAGATCAATGCCGCGATGGTGCAGGCACGCCGGGACATCGGCACGCCGGCCATCGGCATGGTCCTCACGCTGGTGATCGTGACCGACGAGGAGAACGCGTACGACGCGCTCAAGTCGGCGAACGACGCGTCCCACGAACACCCCTCGCGGATCGTCGTCGTCATCAAGCGGGCCAGCCGTTCGCCACGCAGCCGCCGCGACGCCCGCCTCGACGCGGAAGTCCGCGTCGGGGCGGACTCCGGCAGCGGCGAAACGGTTGTGCTCCGCCTTCACGGCGAACTGGTCGACCACGCCCAGTCAGTGGTTCTCCCGTTGCTCCTGCCGGACGCCCCCGTGGTCGTCTGGTGGCCGGACGGTGCTCCCACGGACCTGGCGGGCGATCCGCTGGGTGCGCTGGGGCAGCGCCGGATCACGGACACGTACTCCTGCGAGGACCCGATCAGGGCGCTCGGCGGGCGGGCGGCGGCGTACGCCCCCGGGGACACGGACCTCTCGTGGACCCGGATCACCCCGTGGCGCTCCATGCTGGCGGCGGCACTGGACCAGCAGGCCCTGTCGGTCGTCTCGGCGACCGTCGAGGGCGAGGACGAGAACCCGAGCTGCGAACTGCTGGCCATGTGGCTGGCGGACCGGCTCCAGGTCCCCGTCAGGCGCACGCTGTCGTCGGGCCCGGGTCTGACGGCCGTACGGCTGTCCACCAAGGACGGCGACATCGTCCTGGACCGGGCGGACGGCGCGCTGGCCACGCTCTGCATGCCGGGGCAGCCCGACCGTGCGGTGGCGCTCAAGCGCCGCGACACGGCCGAGCTGCTGGCGGAGGAGCTGCGCCGGCTGGACCCGGACAACACCTACGAGGCCTCGGTGAAGTTCGGCGTGGCGCGGCTGGAGGCCTCGGCGGCTCCGGCCGAGCCGGCCCCCGCCGATGCTCCGGCGGAGCAGGCCGCGGAGCCGACTCCGACGCCGGCGCCGGCTCCGAAGCCCAAGAGGGCCAAGGCCAAGTAG
- the pgl gene encoding 6-phosphogluconolactonase: MTTPQVVVHRDKELMAQATAARLITKIVDAQTARGSASVVLTGGRNGNGLLAALAAAPARDAIDWARLDLWWGDERYVPADDPERNHTQAREALLDSVPVDPARVHVMPASDGPYGADVDAAAASYAAELAKAAGPEDHGPVPTFDVLMLGVGPDTHVASLFPEHPAARETDRTVVGVHGAPKPPPTRISLTLPAIRAAREVWLLAAGEDKAGAVSLALGGAGEVQAPAAAAYGRSRTLWLLDRAAAAKLPTGMYPPASS, encoded by the coding sequence ATGACGACTCCCCAGGTCGTCGTCCACCGGGACAAGGAACTGATGGCCCAGGCCACCGCGGCCCGGCTCATCACGAAGATCGTGGACGCGCAGACGGCCCGCGGCTCCGCGTCCGTCGTCCTCACCGGCGGACGCAACGGCAACGGCCTGCTCGCGGCACTGGCCGCCGCCCCGGCGCGGGACGCGATCGACTGGGCCCGGCTGGACCTCTGGTGGGGCGACGAGCGCTACGTCCCCGCCGACGACCCCGAGCGCAACCACACCCAGGCCCGCGAGGCCCTCCTGGACTCGGTCCCGGTGGACCCCGCCCGCGTGCACGTGATGCCGGCCTCGGACGGCCCGTACGGGGCGGACGTGGACGCGGCGGCTGCCTCGTACGCGGCCGAGCTGGCGAAGGCGGCCGGCCCCGAGGACCACGGTCCGGTCCCCACCTTCGACGTGCTCATGCTGGGCGTGGGCCCGGACACGCACGTGGCCTCGCTCTTCCCGGAGCACCCGGCGGCCCGCGAGACCGACCGCACGGTGGTCGGCGTCCACGGCGCGCCCAAGCCCCCGCCCACCCGGATCTCGCTCACGCTCCCGGCGATCCGGGCGGCCCGCGAGGTCTGGCTGCTGGCGGCGGGCGAGGACAAGGCCGGCGCGGTCTCCCTGGCCCTCGGCGGCGCGGGCGAGGTCCAGGCCCCGGCGGCGGCGGCCTACGGCCGCTCCCGCACCCTGTGGCTCCTGGACCGCGCGGCGGCGGCCAAGCTGCCGACCGGCATGTACCCGCCTGCCTCGTCCTGA
- the secG gene encoding preprotein translocase subunit SecG, whose product MGFSIALIVFSALLMLLVLMHKGKGGGLSDMFGGGMQSSVGGSSVAERNLDRITVVVGLLWFACIVALGLLVKTSS is encoded by the coding sequence ATGGGGTTCTCGATCGCCCTGATCGTCTTCAGCGCCCTGCTGATGCTGCTCGTGCTGATGCACAAGGGCAAGGGCGGCGGCCTCTCCGACATGTTCGGCGGCGGTATGCAGTCGTCGGTCGGCGGTTCCTCCGTCGCGGAGCGCAACCTGGACCGCATCACCGTGGTCGTGGGTCTGCTGTGGTTCGCGTGCATCGTCGCGCTCGGCCTGCTGGTGAAGACGAGCAGCTGA
- a CDS encoding RNA polymerase-binding protein RbpA, with translation MASGNAIRGSRVGAGPMGEAERGESAPRLRISFWCSNGHETQPSFASDAQVPDTWDCPRCGFPAGQDRDNPPAPPRTEPYKTHLAYVRERRSDADGEAILAEALAKLRGEI, from the coding sequence GTGGCAAGTGGCAACGCGATCCGTGGTAGCCGGGTCGGAGCGGGGCCGATGGGTGAGGCAGAGCGCGGCGAGTCCGCGCCCCGCCTGCGCATCTCCTTCTGGTGCTCGAACGGGCACGAGACGCAGCCGAGCTTCGCCAGCGACGCGCAGGTGCCGGACACCTGGGACTGCCCGCGCTGCGGGTTCCCTGCCGGCCAGGACAGGGACAACCCGCCCGCGCCGCCGCGCACCGAGCCCTACAAGACGCACCTGGCGTACGTGAGGGAACGGCGCTCGGACGCCGACGGCGAGGCGATCCTCGCCGAGGCGCTCGCCAAGCTCCGCGGCGAGATCTGA